One window of Chloroflexota bacterium genomic DNA carries:
- a CDS encoding serine/threonine-protein kinase, whose protein sequence is MAILDKLLSRSDDADNLKGVEFKVGDIIDQRYLVRNVRKGFMGLVYIARDLRSEQTVAMKTFQAKFTWVDSAIANFTREAEVWMRLGSHPNIVEATRIVTIAGRPHIVMEFVPGVSLREMMRRGRLRFKHIVDFAIQICWGMQYAYDRCNLIHRDLKPDNVMVTPEGIAKVTDFGLAQGASVSTKVRWGHDSQHNESKIVTHASDLFGGSQPYMSPEQRAPGTPLGTTSDIYAMGVMLYEMMIGDLPFKAPTVAELTHLHCNVPPPTPSEVRPDLRRGCDHVILRCLAKKANDRYQSFDELEHDLQWLRKYHLGEELARPTVSISLETQAADLNAKGIVHMSLHEYSAAVKCFRQATELESSRATYWLNLGMSQVALLAYNDALKSYEHALTLNPSRDEEVRLHWLAGESHEYLYQLREALEDYDAALNLDKKERRAWLGRGRVYSALALPKEAFQAYEYASKLDPNDPITWRSMGYASLELNQAKQALYYFDQALKVNPRDAQSWCGKGQAFLDLKKNNDALQAYEKAYKLDANLAEAVMGLAKVRGTGALPR, encoded by the coding sequence GTGGCCATTCTCGATAAGCTCCTCTCGCGCTCTGATGATGCCGATAATTTAAAGGGCGTTGAGTTTAAAGTTGGCGATATTATCGACCAACGCTATTTGGTGCGCAATGTGCGCAAAGGATTTATGGGCTTAGTCTACATCGCCCGCGATTTGCGTTCGGAGCAAACCGTGGCGATGAAAACGTTTCAAGCCAAATTCACATGGGTCGATAGCGCAATTGCTAATTTTACCCGTGAGGCCGAAGTTTGGATGCGGCTTGGTTCGCACCCAAATATTGTTGAAGCAACCAGAATTGTGACCATCGCTGGCCGTCCGCATATCGTCATGGAGTTTGTGCCAGGGGTTTCGCTGCGCGAGATGATGCGCCGCGGTCGCTTGCGTTTCAAGCACATTGTCGATTTTGCCATCCAAATTTGTTGGGGCATGCAATATGCCTACGATCGCTGTAATTTGATTCACCGCGATCTCAAGCCCGATAATGTAATGGTTACACCCGAAGGCATCGCTAAAGTCACCGATTTTGGCTTGGCGCAAGGAGCAAGTGTTTCCACCAAAGTCCGTTGGGGCCACGATTCGCAGCACAACGAATCGAAAATTGTGACCCACGCCAGCGATTTGTTTGGCGGTTCGCAGCCCTACATGTCGCCAGAACAACGGGCACCAGGCACACCGTTGGGCACAACCAGCGATATTTATGCAATGGGCGTAATGCTGTATGAGATGATGATCGGTGATTTGCCGTTCAAAGCCCCAACCGTTGCTGAATTAACGCATCTGCATTGTAACGTACCACCGCCAACGCCTTCAGAAGTACGGCCAGACCTTCGGCGCGGCTGTGATCATGTGATTTTGCGCTGTTTGGCCAAAAAAGCCAACGATCGCTATCAATCGTTCGATGAGCTAGAACACGATTTGCAATGGCTGCGCAAATATCACCTTGGCGAAGAATTGGCCCGGCCAACCGTTTCAATTAGCCTTGAAACCCAAGCCGCCGATTTGAATGCCAAGGGGATTGTGCATATGTCGTTGCACGAATACAGTGCGGCGGTCAAGTGTTTTCGCCAAGCCACCGAGCTTGAAAGCAGCCGTGCAACCTATTGGCTCAATTTGGGTATGAGCCAAGTGGCTTTGTTGGCCTATAACGATGCGCTCAAAAGCTATGAACATGCCTTGACCTTGAACCCAAGCCGCGATGAAGAAGTTCGTTTGCACTGGCTTGCAGGTGAATCGCACGAATATCTGTATCAATTGCGCGAAGCCTTGGAAGATTATGATGCAGCCTTAAATTTGGATAAAAAAGAGCGGCGGGCTTGGCTGGGCCGTGGTCGGGTCTATAGCGCTTTGGCCTTGCCTAAAGAGGCCTTTCAAGCCTACGAATACGCTTCCAAGCTCGACCCGAACGATCCGATTACCTGGCGCAGCATGGGCTATGCCTCGCTCGAATTAAACCAAGCCAAGCAGGCCTTGTATTATTTCGATCAAGCCTTGAAGGTCAACCCACGCGATGCCCAATCGTGGTGCGGCAAAGGCCAAGCCTTCCTTGATCTCAAGAAAAACAACGATGCCTTGCAAGCCTACGAAAAAGCCTATAAACTCGATGCGAATTTAGCAGAAGCCGTGATGGGCTTGGCCAAAGTGCGTGGCACTGGGGCATTACCGAGGTAG
- a CDS encoding NUDIX domain-containing protein codes for MTKIHPPSHRVAAFAIIFSSNGAVLLSRRAESGWWNLPGGGVEAHESVSEGIIREVREETGLEVAVTRLVGVYSKPQKHEVVLTFECHVLGGELQITEESSEHQWFAPEQLPTEHFLPKHRERVLDALSNQPAAILRDQRSPSVGDHQSNHNQ; via the coding sequence ATGACCAAGATCCATCCACCGAGCCATCGGGTTGCGGCATTTGCCATTATTTTTAGTTCCAATGGCGCAGTGTTGCTTTCACGACGGGCTGAGAGCGGCTGGTGGAATTTGCCAGGTGGCGGTGTTGAAGCCCACGAAAGTGTCAGCGAAGGCATTATTCGTGAGGTGCGCGAAGAAACAGGCCTAGAAGTTGCGGTAACTCGGCTGGTTGGGGTCTATTCCAAGCCCCAAAAGCATGAGGTAGTGCTAACCTTCGAATGTCATGTGCTTGGCGGCGAGTTGCAAATAACTGAGGAATCATCGGAACATCAGTGGTTTGCGCCCGAACAACTACCAACCGAGCATTTTCTGCCAAAACATCGTGAGCGCGTGCTTGATGCCTTGAGCAATCAGCCAGCAGCGATTCTCCGTGATCAACGTTCACCCTCAGTCGGCGACCATCAATCCAATCACAATCAATGA
- a CDS encoding NUDIX domain-containing protein — protein MGREDQGINNNLHRWQTIPRTLCFVTFGSGAERQVLLLRGAPTKRVWPNRLNGVGGHIERHEDFLSATLREVHEETGLTVAQPRLAGIVHIDSGAEVGIVMAVWTAEASNQNIVSSVEGALEWHSAVQLPTSDLVDDLAILLPKVLSMQPHDPPFFAHYSYDEHNQLRIAWQA, from the coding sequence ATGGGGCGCGAAGATCAAGGCATTAATAACAATCTGCATCGTTGGCAGACGATTCCACGAACGCTCTGTTTTGTGACCTTTGGCAGCGGAGCCGAACGCCAAGTGTTGCTGTTACGTGGTGCGCCGACCAAACGTGTTTGGCCCAACCGCTTAAATGGTGTGGGCGGCCATATCGAACGCCACGAGGATTTTCTCAGCGCAACCCTGCGTGAAGTCCACGAAGAAACGGGCTTGACGGTGGCACAACCGCGTTTGGCTGGAATTGTGCATATTGATAGCGGCGCTGAAGTTGGGATTGTGATGGCGGTGTGGACTGCCGAGGCCAGCAACCAAAACATCGTGTCAAGCGTCGAAGGAGCATTAGAATGGCACTCAGCTGTGCAATTACCAACCAGCGATCTCGTTGATGATTTGGCGATTCTGTTGCCCAAAGTGCTGAGCATGCAACCGCATGATCCGCCATTTTTCGCTCATTATTCTTACGACGAACACAATCAACTGCGGATTGCTTGGCAAGCTTAA
- a CDS encoding glycosyltransferase family 2 protein has translation MTIDAAIIVVTYNHARYIGDCLSSLLALDPAPSELVVVDNASRDATAKIVKNQFPQVRFVQTGANLGFAGGCNQGARLTSAEYIVLANPDLIVQPDWLEQLVAPLERWPSVGAVGGKLLYRDGTTIQHAGGVLRLPWGLGHHRGVGEHDHGQYNALETVDYVTGAAFACRRSTWDVLDGLDEQFYPAYYEEVDFCTRLRRASLDVLYTPRAVATHIEGSSVGHRSAVYLQLYHFNRLRYLFKYFNNTWLMRTWLPAEMGHIRACASDDEIQALKIAYLAYQSAFLNHESQPVISELDIFPDETADGGETELQWIERQLRAKVKVEPAPIPARQRWLGAIRNGLLRLATRDFVVPIVQAQNDANAALLESIQALSRQRRAADATILLQGMLLAKSLDQQPKA, from the coding sequence GTGACGATTGATGCTGCAATTATTGTTGTAACCTACAACCACGCTCGCTATATTGGCGATTGTCTCAGCTCGTTGTTGGCGCTTGATCCTGCGCCCAGCGAATTGGTGGTAGTTGACAATGCCTCGCGTGATGCAACGGCCAAAATCGTCAAAAATCAATTTCCTCAAGTGCGCTTTGTGCAAACCGGAGCCAATTTGGGCTTTGCAGGTGGTTGCAATCAAGGCGCTCGATTAACCTCCGCTGAATATATTGTGTTGGCCAACCCCGATTTGATTGTGCAGCCCGATTGGCTTGAGCAGCTGGTCGCGCCGTTGGAGCGTTGGCCGAGCGTTGGTGCGGTTGGCGGCAAATTGCTATATCGCGATGGCACGACCATTCAACATGCCGGCGGAGTTTTGCGCTTGCCATGGGGTTTGGGCCATCATCGTGGGGTTGGCGAGCATGATCATGGCCAATACAACGCACTTGAAACAGTCGACTATGTGACTGGGGCGGCCTTTGCTTGTCGGCGGAGCACTTGGGATGTGCTCGATGGCCTTGATGAGCAATTTTACCCGGCCTATTACGAAGAAGTTGATTTTTGCACTCGCCTACGGCGTGCCAGCCTTGATGTGCTATACACGCCCCGCGCAGTCGCAACCCATATCGAAGGCTCTAGCGTGGGCCATCGTAGCGCCGTTTATTTGCAACTGTACCATTTTAATCGGCTACGCTACCTTTTTAAATACTTCAACAATACCTGGCTGATGCGTACATGGCTGCCTGCCGAGATGGGTCATATTCGGGCTTGTGCCAGCGACGACGAGATTCAAGCCCTGAAAATTGCCTACTTGGCCTATCAATCAGCCTTTTTAAACCATGAATCCCAGCCAGTCATCAGCGAACTGGATATTTTTCCCGATGAGACTGCTGATGGTGGCGAAACCGAATTACAATGGATTGAACGCCAACTTCGTGCTAAAGTGAAGGTCGAACCAGCGCCGATTCCAGCACGGCAACGTTGGTTAGGGGCGATTCGCAATGGCCTGCTACGCTTGGCCACCCGTGATTTTGTTGTGCCGATCGTACAAGCACAAAATGATGCTAACGCCGCCTTGTTAGAATCGATTCAAGCATTGAGCCGCCAACGCCGTGCCGCCGATGCAACCATCCTACTACAAGGCATGTTATTAGCCAAAAGTTTGGATCAACAACCAAAGGCCTAA
- a CDS encoding MarR family transcriptional regulator, with amino-acid sequence MEDEHRSSLLSSISDMIRQLTWLSHRQSSQTMERLGLTLSQAILLIALDAHQGRATMSDLGRITQHAPATLTGIVDRLIANDLVARERDEQDRRVVFVELTDAGRKKIEAINAERYRDMSQLMEQFNNQELELLSSIVERFVHELARLDAANYHGSR; translated from the coding sequence ATGGAAGATGAACATCGTAGTTCACTACTGAGCTCAATCTCCGATATGATTCGTCAATTGACATGGCTTTCGCATCGTCAAAGCAGCCAAACCATGGAACGCTTGGGCTTGACCCTTTCGCAGGCAATTTTGCTAATTGCGCTCGATGCCCACCAAGGCCGCGCCACGATGAGCGATCTTGGCCGCATTACTCAGCACGCTCCCGCCACCTTGACCGGAATTGTCGATCGTTTGATCGCCAACGATTTAGTCGCTCGTGAGCGCGACGAACAAGATCGGCGAGTGGTGTTCGTAGAGCTTACGGATGCTGGACGCAAAAAGATTGAAGCAATTAATGCTGAACGTTATCGTGATATGTCGCAGTTGATGGAGCAATTCAATAATCAAGAACTAGAATTACTCTCCAGCATTGTCGAGCGTTTTGTGCACGAACTTGCTCGTTTGGATGCAGCCAACTACCATGGCTCACGCTAA
- the hisN gene encoding histidinol-phosphatase, giving the protein MPSLRELLDVATEAAYLGGRRTLAYFGADVQVETKGDATPVTRADREAETIIRDYIGRYFPSHTIIGEEHGEQKGDADYRWIIDPIDGTKTFIHGVPFYGVLIGLEVKGEASVGAVYLPAFDEMLAAANGLGCSWNGRSAQVSKVDNLAEATLLTTSVTSAMKRSDAYETLVSKTKLQRTWGDCYGYVLVATGRAEIMLDPAMNPWDCAPMLPILREAGGHFSTWAGEATIWGADGMATNAALHQEVLAILAAEQRKI; this is encoded by the coding sequence ATGCCAAGTTTGCGTGAACTGTTGGATGTTGCGACCGAAGCGGCTTATTTAGGTGGTCGTCGAACCCTGGCCTATTTTGGAGCCGATGTTCAAGTTGAAACTAAAGGCGATGCCACTCCCGTCACCCGTGCCGATCGTGAGGCCGAAACGATTATTCGCGACTATATTGGGCGCTATTTTCCAAGCCATACGATTATTGGCGAGGAGCATGGCGAACAAAAGGGCGATGCCGATTATCGCTGGATTATCGACCCAATTGATGGCACCAAAACCTTTATTCATGGTGTGCCGTTTTATGGCGTGCTGATTGGGCTAGAAGTTAAGGGCGAGGCCAGCGTTGGTGCAGTCTATTTGCCAGCTTTCGATGAAATGTTGGCGGCTGCCAATGGCTTAGGCTGTAGCTGGAATGGCCGCTCGGCTCAGGTTAGCAAAGTTGATAATCTGGCTGAGGCTACCCTGTTGACCACCTCGGTCACTTCGGCAATGAAACGCTCTGATGCCTACGAAACGCTTGTAAGCAAAACCAAACTCCAACGAACATGGGGCGATTGCTACGGCTATGTGTTGGTGGCAACTGGCCGGGCCGAAATTATGCTTGATCCAGCCATGAACCCGTGGGATTGTGCGCCGATGCTACCAATTTTGCGCGAGGCTGGCGGCCATTTCAGCACATGGGCGGGCGAGGCAACAATTTGGGGCGCTGATGGAATGGCGACCAATGCCGCCCTGCATCAAGAAGTGCTAGCGATTTTAGCCGCTGAGCAACGCAAAATCTAG
- a CDS encoding efflux RND transporter permease subunit, translating to MLWFTRQSLKRSPITIMISVVLIIAGLVASAGLKRELFPDISFPIVSITTIYPGASSETMDSEVTSVIEKAVNGLSGVQAVQSTSSESFAFTILTFDVDVDPKDAKVEVQEKISSLALPENAQKPTIGTFDFNSLPIVVASVSGENLSNVQARVDGELIPALSAIPGVNNVAVTGGQQEKVLVTIDPDKLKTENLTQAQVVQFLQANNIVFPVGSVTDEGRSLPLRITHKYSSTNEIENVVVGIRCFDLGSLGGGGGGGLGGASSGGGLAALAGGASKEKPEVCKKYDQLLGGTTAVTTTTPPTTTAPVTTSLIPAVLQTRGITSPDQITPAVISQIPAAGVSQVFNLPLALALSDESQAALAQLYPEAEVPADLVALNISSPDQITPAVIGQIPAAVLAQFPVNLALALPEASQTALATALASAPAPTTNTGGLPAAFAAFDITSPEQLTPDKIAIIPAEYLSVFTEDVIALLPKESQDAIAQRLNSDEVSAGFSLPDELLIRLKDVATVKVGAVGSSTVTRTNGQASLGLEISKDTTGNTVEIVEAVEAEFAKFNNGDLKIQIVSEQATPINQAVSAVLTEGAIGAVVAVVVIFLFLRSLRTTLVTAVSIPLSIMVALILMRLQGFSLNVMTLGGLTVAVGRVVDDSIVVLENIYRYLNKGANRREAVIEGTKEVAGAITSSTLTTVCVFLPLGLVGGIVSKFFLPFALTVTYALLASLIVAITIVPLLAFLFIRQTKEEPENTWMQRAYTPALLWALRNRAWTLVIAFALLLGSFGFVNFLKFTFLPDSSEKLISIQVFTPAGTDLDSTVAKADEIEKLLLPQRDAGKVRDIQTVIGSAGGANAARDQSGGASAPNSARFSLTINNDNVTDPTAFAKELEAQIKGVAGLDSVAAEVISQGGGPGNAGLDITLVSSDITKLREANDKIMAAIGGNNASDRFDIANVKSGLAEVKPELEVAVDPKKAIGSGTSTAQIALQIRALLTGENAGTVQLAGTDKPLDIYVQVDPTALDAEKLSALEVGLFNTVPLSSVATISEVPGASSIVRINGDRATSISGQFTSDDTFSTQAAVEAEIRDNIGLPEGVIIQAGAQAQSQTDTFNDMFLALGVAVILVYLVMVLSFGSLMNPLIILFSLPLAIIGVLTSLFITGKPLGITTMIGVLLLIGIVVTNAIVLIELVEQYREAGKPVYESLVQAARVRLRPILMTAIATMVALLPLALGLKEGGFIGADLGIAVIGGLFTSTFLTLLVVPVVYSLIESVKTRFGFADKHGKPEADVA from the coding sequence GTGTTGTGGTTTACACGTCAATCGCTTAAGCGCTCGCCAATTACGATCATGATCTCCGTGGTCTTGATCATTGCGGGGCTGGTTGCTTCAGCAGGGCTGAAACGGGAACTCTTCCCGGATATTTCATTCCCCATCGTCAGCATCACCACGATCTATCCGGGGGCTTCTTCTGAAACCATGGATAGCGAAGTGACATCGGTGATCGAAAAGGCCGTTAATGGCTTGTCGGGCGTTCAAGCAGTTCAATCAACCTCATCGGAAAGCTTTGCTTTTACAATTTTGACCTTTGATGTTGATGTTGACCCCAAAGATGCCAAAGTTGAGGTTCAAGAGAAAATTAGCTCGTTGGCCTTACCTGAGAATGCTCAAAAACCCACAATTGGTACCTTCGATTTCAATTCGTTGCCAATTGTGGTTGCTAGTGTTAGCGGCGAGAACTTGAGCAATGTTCAGGCCCGAGTCGATGGCGAATTGATTCCAGCGCTGTCGGCAATTCCTGGCGTGAACAATGTGGCGGTCACTGGCGGCCAGCAAGAAAAAGTCTTGGTGACGATCGACCCTGATAAACTGAAAACCGAAAATTTGACCCAAGCCCAAGTTGTGCAATTCTTGCAAGCCAACAACATCGTCTTCCCTGTGGGCAGCGTGACCGACGAAGGCCGTTCGTTGCCGTTGCGGATTACCCATAAATATAGCTCAACCAACGAAATTGAAAATGTTGTGGTTGGGATTCGCTGTTTCGATTTGGGTAGCCTCGGTGGCGGCGGTGGCGGCGGCTTGGGTGGTGCAAGCAGTGGTGGCGGCTTGGCAGCCCTCGCTGGTGGCGCTTCCAAAGAAAAACCTGAAGTCTGTAAAAAATACGATCAATTGCTTGGTGGGACGACTGCAGTTACCACGACAACCCCACCAACAACAACTGCACCAGTTACTACCAGTTTGATTCCGGCTGTATTACAAACAAGAGGTATTACCAGCCCCGATCAAATTACGCCTGCAGTGATTAGCCAAATTCCTGCTGCTGGTGTAAGCCAAGTATTCAACCTGCCTTTGGCCTTGGCATTGAGCGACGAAAGCCAAGCTGCTTTGGCTCAACTCTACCCTGAAGCCGAAGTTCCAGCCGACTTAGTTGCCTTGAACATTAGCTCGCCAGATCAAATTACCCCAGCAGTGATTGGCCAAATTCCAGCAGCAGTCTTGGCGCAATTCCCAGTTAACTTGGCGTTGGCTTTACCTGAAGCTAGCCAAACCGCCTTGGCCACAGCTTTGGCCTCAGCACCAGCGCCAACTACCAATACAGGTGGTTTGCCAGCGGCATTTGCCGCTTTTGACATTACTTCACCTGAGCAACTTACACCTGATAAAATCGCGATCATTCCAGCTGAATACTTATCCGTATTCACCGAAGACGTAATTGCCCTCTTGCCTAAGGAAAGCCAAGATGCGATTGCTCAACGCCTCAATAGTGATGAGGTGAGTGCAGGCTTTAGCCTTCCCGATGAATTATTGATTCGCTTGAAGGATGTTGCCACGGTTAAAGTTGGCGCAGTTGGGAGCAGCACGGTTACTCGCACCAACGGTCAAGCCAGCTTGGGCTTAGAAATTTCCAAAGATACGACTGGCAACACGGTCGAAATCGTCGAGGCTGTTGAAGCCGAATTTGCCAAATTCAACAATGGCGATTTGAAGATTCAGATCGTCAGCGAACAAGCCACGCCAATCAACCAAGCCGTAAGTGCTGTGTTGACTGAAGGCGCGATCGGCGCAGTCGTGGCAGTTGTGGTTATCTTCTTGTTCTTGCGTTCGTTGCGCACCACCTTGGTTACCGCTGTTTCAATTCCACTTTCGATTATGGTGGCCTTGATTCTGATGCGTTTGCAAGGCTTCTCGCTCAACGTGATGACCTTGGGCGGTCTGACCGTCGCGGTCGGGCGGGTGGTCGATGACTCGATTGTGGTTTTAGAAAACATCTATCGCTATTTGAATAAAGGCGCAAATCGCCGCGAAGCCGTGATCGAAGGCACCAAAGAAGTTGCTGGCGCAATTACCTCATCGACCTTGACCACCGTCTGTGTGTTCTTGCCCTTGGGCTTGGTCGGCGGGATCGTCTCGAAGTTCTTCTTGCCCTTCGCTTTGACCGTAACTTATGCGTTGTTGGCTTCGTTGATTGTGGCAATCACGATTGTGCCACTCTTGGCGTTCCTGTTTATTCGCCAAACCAAAGAAGAGCCAGAAAATACCTGGATGCAACGCGCCTACACGCCAGCCTTGTTGTGGGCTTTGCGCAATCGCGCTTGGACGTTGGTAATTGCATTCGCGCTCTTGCTGGGTAGCTTTGGTTTCGTCAACTTCTTGAAATTCACCTTCTTGCCCGATAGCAGCGAAAAGTTGATTTCAATTCAGGTCTTTACGCCTGCTGGAACCGACCTTGATAGCACGGTTGCTAAAGCCGACGAAATTGAAAAATTGTTGTTGCCGCAACGCGATGCTGGCAAGGTGCGCGATATTCAAACAGTGATTGGGAGTGCTGGTGGGGCCAACGCCGCTCGTGATCAATCGGGTGGTGCTAGCGCTCCCAATAGTGCTCGCTTTAGCCTGACGATCAACAACGACAATGTGACCGACCCAACTGCCTTTGCCAAAGAGCTTGAAGCCCAAATCAAAGGCGTTGCAGGCTTAGATTCAGTGGCTGCCGAGGTTATTTCGCAAGGTGGCGGCCCTGGCAATGCCGGCCTAGATATCACTTTGGTTAGCTCGGATATTACCAAACTGCGCGAAGCCAACGATAAAATTATGGCCGCCATTGGTGGTAATAATGCCAGCGATCGCTTCGATATTGCCAATGTCAAGAGTGGTTTGGCCGAAGTCAAGCCTGAGCTTGAAGTTGCGGTTGATCCTAAGAAAGCGATCGGCAGCGGCACGAGCACGGCCCAAATTGCCTTGCAAATTCGCGCTTTGTTAACTGGCGAGAATGCTGGCACAGTCCAATTGGCTGGCACTGACAAGCCTTTGGATATTTATGTTCAGGTTGATCCTACAGCCTTGGATGCTGAGAAATTGAGCGCCTTGGAAGTTGGTTTGTTCAACACTGTGCCTCTGTCATCAGTTGCTACGATTAGCGAAGTACCAGGCGCTAGCAGCATCGTGCGGATTAATGGCGACCGCGCCACCTCGATCTCTGGCCAATTTACCAGCGATGATACCTTCTCGACCCAAGCTGCGGTTGAGGCTGAAATTCGCGATAACATTGGCTTGCCCGAAGGCGTGATCATCCAAGCAGGGGCGCAAGCTCAATCACAAACTGACACCTTTAATGATATGTTCCTCGCCTTGGGCGTGGCAGTTATCTTGGTGTATTTGGTGATGGTGCTCTCGTTTGGCTCGTTGATGAATCCGTTGATCATCCTCTTCTCGTTGCCATTGGCAATTATTGGGGTCTTGACTTCGTTGTTCATCACTGGCAAGCCACTTGGCATCACCACGATGATTGGGGTCTTGCTGCTGATCGGGATTGTGGTTACCAATGCAATTGTGTTGATTGAGTTGGTTGAACAATATCGTGAAGCTGGCAAGCCAGTCTACGAATCGTTGGTTCAAGCAGCTCGCGTGCGGCTCCGCCCAATTTTGATGACCGCCATCGCCACGATGGTTGCCTTGTTGCCATTGGCGCTTGGCCTCAAAGAAGGTGGATTCATTGGCGCAGACCTTGGGATTGCGGTGATTGGGGGCTTGTTTACCTCAACCTTCTTGACCTTGTTGGTCGTGCCAGTCGTCTATAGTTTGATCGAAAGCGTCAAAACTCGTTTTGGCTTCGCCGATAAACATGGCAAGCCCGAAGCTGATGTTGCATAA
- a CDS encoding GNAT family N-acetyltransferase has translation MRAMTEADFLPIQAVIDDWWERPLSSLLQRWMCHYFSASSFVIEQDGKLVGFLIGLIDQTKAEAYIHMVGVAPELRRTGLAQQLYEKFFTLAISQQCRTVRAITAPVNQRSIAFHRRMGFGLELGDGEAEGVPVVLDHAGPQQARVCFLRQL, from the coding sequence ATGCGAGCCATGACCGAAGCCGATTTCTTGCCAATTCAAGCGGTGATTGACGACTGGTGGGAGCGCCCGCTAAGCAGCTTGTTGCAGCGTTGGATGTGCCATTATTTTAGTGCTAGCAGTTTTGTGATTGAGCAAGATGGCAAACTCGTTGGATTTTTGATTGGCCTGATCGATCAAACCAAAGCTGAGGCCTATATTCATATGGTTGGGGTTGCACCCGAACTACGCCGCACCGGTTTAGCCCAACAACTGTATGAAAAATTCTTTACACTGGCCATTAGCCAACAATGTCGTACAGTTCGCGCAATCACTGCACCTGTCAATCAACGTTCAATCGCGTTTCATCGAAGGATGGGTTTTGGGCTAGAGTTGGGCGATGGCGAGGCCGAGGGTGTGCCAGTTGTGCTTGATCATGCTGGGCCGCAGCAAGCCCGCGTTTGCTTTCTGCGCCAGTTGTGA
- the mvk gene encoding mevalonate kinase codes for MNSAPGKLILAGEHAVVYGQPALAMPIAALRASVAAEPAPRGAGMTVHAPDLGLVWRLRATAPLSDLAQRTLDYLQLPEPDLRLTISSSIPIASGMGSGAAVGAALVRALAEQAGQQLSAQVISDLVYQSEKAFHGTPSGIDNTVVAYEQPILFQRQTQGEPLIAPLAVGNQWHFVVADSGIASETKAVVGDLRQRWLAEPELYNRQFVAVGNLVRQIQTALAGNDAELFGQLLSQNHQLLQTLGVSAEKLDYLVQTALAAGAWGAKMSGAGWGGIMLALVPAERASHIQQQLRAAGAVQTWQTSLLPTDSKR; via the coding sequence ATGAATAGTGCGCCTGGAAAACTTATTTTAGCTGGCGAACATGCCGTGGTCTATGGCCAACCAGCTTTGGCGATGCCGATTGCCGCCTTACGTGCTAGCGTCGCCGCCGAACCAGCCCCACGCGGCGCGGGTATGACCGTGCATGCGCCAGATTTAGGCTTGGTTTGGCGTTTGCGGGCCACTGCACCGTTGAGCGATTTGGCTCAGCGTACCTTAGATTATTTGCAATTGCCAGAACCAGATTTGCGCTTGACCATTAGTTCTAGTATTCCGATTGCGAGCGGGATGGGCAGCGGGGCAGCGGTTGGCGCAGCTTTAGTCCGTGCATTGGCTGAACAGGCAGGCCAACAACTTTCGGCCCAAGTTATTTCAGATCTGGTTTATCAGAGCGAAAAAGCTTTTCATGGCACTCCCTCAGGCATTGATAACACCGTTGTAGCTTACGAACAACCAATTTTGTTTCAACGCCAAACGCAAGGTGAACCACTGATTGCGCCGTTAGCAGTTGGCAATCAATGGCATTTTGTGGTGGCCGATAGCGGCATTGCTAGCGAAACCAAAGCCGTTGTCGGCGACTTACGCCAGCGCTGGTTGGCCGAGCCAGAGCTTTATAATCGCCAATTTGTGGCAGTTGGCAACTTGGTACGCCAGATTCAAACGGCTTTGGCTGGCAATGATGCCGAACTATTTGGCCAATTGCTGAGCCAAAATCATCAATTATTGCAAACCCTGGGCGTTTCCGCCGAAAAACTTGATTATTTGGTGCAAACAGCCTTGGCGGCTGGGGCGTGGGGAGCCAAAATGTCGGGGGCTGGCTGGGGCGGAATTATGCTAGCACTGGTTCCGGCTGAACGCGCTAGCCATATTCAACAACAACTGCGAGCGGCTGGCGCTGTGCAAACCTGGCAAACCAGTTTGCTACCAACGGATTCAAAGCGATGA